The Methylomonas montana DNA window TCAGGCTAAAAACAAAAATTCTTGAATTCCGGACAGTTTTGGCATGAAAGTGCGGAAATATTCCGATGAATATCGGAAAAATAGCCTCAACAAATCCTGAATAAATACCGTTTAAACGCCATTTATTCCCTTATCGAACGCGCTGTAAAACACGCAATAAATGATCAGCGGTCACATTCTCGACCAAGTTTTTATCATCATCAGGAAAGCCGACCAGCTCCCGTTTCGGCAACCCAGGATGATTAACCCGTTTGGTGACAATGCCGGCGAACGACAGCGCTTTTTTATCCTTTGGAAGGATCGTATAAGGATCGGTTCCGCCATGATGCCATCCAGCCAACTTTGCATCTCTTGCATCATCGAACCCGAGAATTAACGTATCGCTCGAAACTTGATAATTGAAACTAGCCAGCATCCGACCGGTATCCTTCAGAACACCACCCCGCTTTGAACGGATTTTTCTGGCTGTTTCGATGCTTAAAGATTTAGATTTTCGGAATGATTCATCCTGGTTTTTCCAAACAGCGCTACCCAAAGTCAACGGAGACAACGCCTTCCACTCCTTACCTTCCGGATCGACGCCTTTTTCATGCCGCCGCCTATTCACACGTAACAACGACTCGCCGATGCTACCCAGCATCTCATCCGGTGTTGCAATTTCCCGGCGAATCGCCTCCATCATCCGGTCTAAATGACTCGCTTCGAATTCTATTTCAAATTGCATAATCCCCACCTATATATATAATGAGTGCGTGGCGATAGGAGACAGGCCGACTGTACGGCAGACCCAACCAAAACCACAGACCGGTTTACAGCACAAACCGGCCATTACCTCTTAAACAGCAACTGACCAATCCGCTGTTTATCGAAATACTTCAATCGCTGCTTTGCGCTACTTGGCTCAGCCATGAATGCTGTCGAACCTATCCAGCCAGTACGACCCCACTCGAACGCCACAATGGCATATTCACCTGTGCCTTCAATTTCAAATGCCCGCAAATACCGACGTTTTAGCCTCCACCGCTTCAGTTGATCAGGGTTTTGATTAGACCAGTTGCGATCTTCCTCCCAACGCGACCATATTTCATCAGGCTCCAATAGGGCCATGGCCAATAAGTTGATATATTCCAACCTATCGGCTTTTTCAGGCTTAGCCAACCACTTAAATTCGCCCGACCCATCCTCGAACAATGCTTTGGTTATTGCCAACGTGCTGCC harbors:
- a CDS encoding phage virion morphogenesis protein yields the protein MQFEIEFEASHLDRMMEAIRREIATPDEMLGSIGESLLRVNRRRHEKGVDPEGKEWKALSPLTLGSAVWKNQDESFRKSKSLSIETARKIRSKRGGVLKDTGRMLASFNYQVSSDTLILGFDDARDAKLAGWHHGGTDPYTILPKDKKALSFAGIVTKRVNHPGLPKRELVGFPDDDKNLVENVTADHLLRVLQRVR